From Apium graveolens cultivar Ventura chromosome 9, ASM990537v1, whole genome shotgun sequence, the proteins below share one genomic window:
- the LOC141686820 gene encoding gibberellin receptor GID1B-like, translated as MAGDNQVNLSEAKRVVPLHTWILISNFKVSYNMLRRPDGTFNRDLAEYLERKVPPNTIPVNGVYSFDVVDRATNLLTRVYRSAPDNEAPQYGIVELEKPLSTSEIVPVIIFYHGGSFAHSSVNSAIYDTFCRRLVGVCNAVVVSVDYRRSPEHRYPCAYDDGWAALKWVHSRTWLKSGKDSKVHVFLAGDSSGGNIAHHVAVRAAESGVEVLGNILLHPFLGGQERKESETRLDGKYFVTIQDRDWYWRAYLPEGEDRDHPACNIFGPRSKSIKGLSNFPKSLVCVAGLDLIQDWQLAYVDGLQKEGQEVELLYLKDATIGFYFLPNNDHFYSLMEKIKNFVNPNC; from the exons ATGGCTGGTGATAATCAAGTTAATCTCAGTGAAGCTAAG AGAGTTGTTCCATTACACACATGGATCCTAATATCAAATTTTAAAGTATCTTACAACATGCTTCGCCGTCCTGATGGCACATTCAATCGAGATTTAGCTGAATATCTCGAACGCAAAGTCCCTCCCAACACAATTCCTGTTAACGGTGTTTACTCTTTTGATGTTGTGGATCGTGCCACTAATCTTCTCACCCGTGTTTATCGATCAGCCCCTGACAATGAAGCTCCTCAGTACGGCATTGTAGAGCTCGAAAAGCCCTTGAGTACTAGTGAAATTGTGCCTGTCATAATTTTCTACCATGGAGGAAGCTTCGCTCATTCTTCGGTTAATAGTGCGATTTATGATACATTTTGTCGACGTCTTGTTGGTGTTTGTAATGCTGTTGTGGTATCAGTAGATTATAGGCGATCGCCTGAACATCGATACCCTTGTGCTTATGATGATGGATGGGCAGCTCTTAAATGGGTACATTCAAGAACTTGGCTTAAAAGTGGAAAAGATTCTAAAGTTCATGTCTTTTTGGCCGGAGATAGCTCAGGGGGTAATATAGCTCACCATGTTGCTGTAAGAGCTGCAGAATCAGGTGTTGAAGTACTGGGGAACATACTTCTTCATCCATTTCTCGGAGGACAAGAACGAAAGGAATCGGAAACGAGATTGGATGGGAAGTACTTTGTGACAATTCAAGATAGGGATTGGTATTGGAGAGCTTATTTACCAGAAGGGGAAGATAGAGATCATCCAGCTTGTAATATATTTGGTCCGAGGTCTAAATCCATCAAAGGCTTGTCAAATTTTCCGAAAAGTCTAGTTTGTGTTGCGGGTTTGGATCTGATTCAAGATTGGCAATTGGCTTATGTTGATGGCCTTCAGAAAGAGGGGCAAGAGGTAGAACTTCTATACTTGAAGGATGCAACAATTGGTTTCTATTTCTTGCCAAATAATGACCATTTTTACAGCCTCATGGAGAAGATCAAGAACTTTGTTAATCCTAACTGTTAG